One window of Nocardia sp. NBC_00508 genomic DNA carries:
- a CDS encoding SDR family NAD(P)-dependent oxidoreductase, with protein sequence MARLSGKTALITGGARGQGAAEARLFVAEGARVIIGDIRDDEGSALADELGAACSYIHHDVTDPDSWTRAVDHALDVSGRLDVLVNNAGIFRLTLIGKTSVDEYLDVIRVNQVGTFLGIQAAASVMRGSGGGSIINVSSVMGLRGGPGMLAYSASKFAIRGMTKAAALELAPAHIRVNSLHPGVIDTPMLADMLPTAGGAEQVGSRIPIGTVSQPEDVAPLALFLASDESRHCTGAEYIVDGGIVAGLGVGG encoded by the coding sequence ATGGCGCGGCTTAGTGGAAAGACGGCTCTGATCACCGGTGGTGCCCGAGGTCAGGGCGCCGCCGAAGCGCGCCTGTTCGTTGCCGAAGGTGCGCGGGTGATCATCGGTGACATTCGCGATGATGAGGGCTCCGCACTCGCCGATGAGCTGGGGGCAGCATGCTCCTACATCCATCACGACGTCACGGACCCGGACAGTTGGACTCGCGCGGTCGACCACGCACTCGACGTATCGGGGCGTCTCGACGTTCTGGTCAACAACGCGGGAATCTTCCGGCTCACGCTTATCGGCAAGACCTCCGTCGACGAGTATCTCGACGTGATCCGAGTAAACCAGGTGGGAACCTTTCTCGGAATTCAAGCGGCCGCGTCGGTGATGCGAGGAAGCGGTGGTGGTTCGATCATCAACGTATCGTCTGTCATGGGTCTGCGCGGTGGGCCGGGAATGCTTGCCTACAGCGCCAGTAAGTTCGCAATACGGGGAATGACCAAGGCCGCGGCGCTCGAGCTGGCGCCCGCGCACATTCGGGTGAACTCGCTACATCCGGGCGTGATCGATACACCCATGCTGGCCGACATGCTTCCCACAGCGGGAGGCGCGGAGCAGGTCGGATCGCGGATCCCGATCGGCACTGTGTCCCAGCCGGAGGACGTCGCTCCACTCGCCCTGTTCCTGGCATCCGACGAGAGTCGCCATTGCACCGGCGCCGAGTACATCGTCGACGGCGGGATCGTCGCCGGCTTGGGTGTGGGCGGATAG
- a CDS encoding AMP-binding protein, which produces MPGFQPLTPLSFLDRAEHVYAQRLAVVDGDRRFTYAELADRSRRLATGIQSMAGGAPVAILAPNTHAMIEAHYGVPLAGSALVPLNTRLNGSELAYILDHAEVGVLLVDESLTDVATDALGRTGLRIELIRIGGPQDGYEALLRDSARSKAEITYELSVFSVNYTSGTTGNPKGVIFSHRGVYLQSLSMYAHSQLDASTRMLWTLPIFHCHGWAFVYAVTACGGTHVCLRRFDADTAWRLIRRETISHLNGAPTVLSSLAAAQEARALDGRRLRVGTGGAPPSPALLQRLADLGMDVTHLYGLTETLGPAVINELQPEWFDAEPDELARLHARQGIPTIISRPPRVLDDNGNDVPADGVAQGEVVFRGNNVMRGYLKNSEATRQALTEGWFRSGDIGVLHSDHYLELKDRSKDIIISGGENISSIEVEQAIASHPAVFEVAVIAVPDEKWGEVPAAYVCVRDGSVPTEAGIIDHVRQRLAHFKAPKRVVFGELPKTATGKIQKFLLRESEWSGYEHRIS; this is translated from the coding sequence TTGCCCGGATTCCAGCCACTCACCCCGCTTTCGTTCCTCGACCGTGCCGAGCACGTGTACGCCCAGCGCCTGGCCGTCGTCGACGGTGATCGGCGGTTCACCTATGCCGAACTGGCGGACCGTTCGCGACGGTTGGCTACCGGGATCCAGAGCATGGCGGGTGGCGCGCCCGTCGCGATCTTGGCGCCGAATACCCACGCGATGATCGAAGCTCACTACGGGGTGCCGTTGGCCGGTTCTGCCCTCGTCCCGCTCAATACGCGATTGAACGGCAGTGAGCTGGCCTATATTCTCGACCACGCGGAGGTCGGGGTCCTGCTCGTCGATGAGTCGTTGACCGATGTGGCCACGGATGCCTTGGGCCGCACCGGACTTCGGATCGAGTTGATCCGAATCGGTGGGCCGCAGGACGGCTATGAAGCTCTTCTGCGCGATTCTGCTCGGTCGAAGGCGGAAATAACGTATGAGCTGTCCGTATTCTCCGTCAACTACACGAGTGGAACAACCGGAAATCCCAAAGGTGTCATATTCAGCCATCGCGGAGTGTACCTTCAATCTCTTTCGATGTATGCACACAGCCAACTCGACGCGTCGACGAGAATGCTGTGGACACTGCCGATATTTCACTGTCACGGTTGGGCATTCGTGTATGCGGTGACGGCATGCGGGGGCACCCACGTCTGCCTGCGCCGGTTCGACGCGGACACCGCATGGCGGCTGATTCGCCGCGAAACGATTTCCCATCTGAATGGCGCCCCTACCGTTCTGAGCTCACTCGCTGCAGCCCAGGAAGCCCGTGCGCTGGACGGGCGCAGGTTGCGGGTCGGAACGGGTGGTGCCCCGCCATCGCCTGCGCTCCTCCAGCGACTGGCCGACCTGGGTATGGACGTGACTCACCTGTATGGACTCACCGAGACACTCGGGCCTGCTGTCATCAACGAGTTGCAACCCGAGTGGTTCGACGCCGAACCGGACGAGCTGGCGCGCCTTCATGCGCGGCAAGGCATACCGACGATCATTTCGCGCCCGCCGCGGGTTCTCGACGACAACGGGAACGATGTCCCAGCGGACGGAGTAGCGCAGGGTGAAGTCGTGTTCCGTGGAAATAATGTCATGCGGGGATACCTGAAGAACTCCGAGGCAACGCGACAGGCGCTGACCGAAGGATGGTTCCGTTCGGGAGATATCGGCGTGTTGCACTCGGACCATTATCTGGAGCTGAAGGATCGTTCGAAAGACATCATCATCTCCGGTGGGGAGAACATCTCGTCGATCGAGGTCGAGCAGGCAATCGCATCTCACCCTGCGGTCTTCGAGGTCGCCGTCATTGCTGTGCCGGATGAGAAGTGGGGTGAAGTGCCCGCGGCATACGTCTGTGTACGTGACGGTTCCGTTCCGACGGAAGCCGGAATAATCGACCACGTACGCCAGAGGTTGGCGCATTTCAAAGCTCCGAAGCGTGTCGTTTTCGGGGAGTTGCCGAAGACCGCCACTGGAAAGATTCAGAAGTTCTTGCTGAGAGAGTCTGAATGGAGCGGTTACGAGCATCGAATTTCCTGA
- a CDS encoding cyclase family protein, with amino-acid sequence MIDDSTDDGLPSYHELVSRSDRPSGSSWGVWGDDDVFGSLNLLTPERVTSAAKLVRKGAVFPVNWEMELPDPPLFGRAGFTHRVNWLPGRLGHDDELDGWNTQSSSQWDGFRHLRSVQHGFYSGVADAEHGVHHWARRGVVGRAVILDIARWRSGIGRPLDMSAADPIDAEELLKVADYQDVSLQEGDVLLIRTGWIDWYKGLDDAARKALAGNLTTPGLRSCERTAELLWDLHVAAVAADNPALEVYPPEIPPGSDAADLVDVFAHMRLLPLLGIPIGELFDLDRLAEDCVTDGVWEGLFTSAPLNLRGGVASPPNALVIK; translated from the coding sequence ATGATTGACGACAGCACGGACGACGGGCTCCCGTCCTACCACGAGCTCGTGAGTCGCTCCGACCGGCCGAGCGGCTCGTCGTGGGGCGTGTGGGGCGATGACGACGTCTTCGGTTCGTTGAATCTACTGACGCCGGAGCGCGTGACCTCGGCGGCGAAGCTCGTACGTAAGGGCGCGGTGTTCCCCGTCAACTGGGAGATGGAGCTTCCTGATCCTCCCCTTTTCGGCCGGGCCGGCTTCACTCATCGCGTCAATTGGTTGCCCGGTCGTCTCGGTCACGATGACGAATTGGACGGTTGGAACACCCAGAGTTCGAGCCAGTGGGATGGATTCCGGCACCTGCGCAGCGTTCAACACGGCTTCTACTCCGGCGTGGCCGATGCCGAACACGGCGTTCATCATTGGGCCCGGCGTGGCGTGGTCGGCCGTGCGGTCATCCTCGATATCGCTCGGTGGCGTTCCGGAATCGGCCGCCCGCTCGACATGTCCGCGGCCGATCCGATCGACGCCGAAGAGCTCTTGAAAGTTGCTGATTACCAAGATGTTTCGTTGCAGGAGGGCGACGTTCTGCTGATCCGCACGGGGTGGATCGACTGGTACAAGGGGCTCGATGACGCGGCCCGGAAGGCATTGGCAGGCAACTTGACGACCCCGGGGCTTCGATCATGCGAACGAACGGCCGAGCTGCTGTGGGACCTCCATGTCGCGGCAGTTGCCGCCGACAATCCGGCCCTCGAGGTATACCCTCCGGAGATACCCCCCGGCTCGGATGCGGCGGATCTGGTCGATGTGTTCGCGCACATGAGACTTCTGCCACTGCTCGGCATCCCGATCGGCGAGCTCTTCGATCTCGATCGGCTGGCCGAGGACTGCGTGACAGATGGCGTGTGGGAAGGCCTGTTCACCTCCGCTCCGTTGAACCTCCGCGGTGGCGTCGCGTCGCCTCCGAACGCCCTCGTCATCAAGTAA
- a CDS encoding alpha/beta fold hydrolase translates to MIESHKLGRYTVRVWTHGEGRPLLYLHGYEHHPGDAPFLRRLARSRRVIAPEHPGYGASEGFDALQDITDLVLFYRELLGTFGVGRVDIVGHCFGGMIAAELAAFCPELVERLVLVNAYGLWLDGVDTADPFSLSPERLRRAKWHDPQNSPVPEPSLAVADPSDRIAATIERSQNLAVAAKFMWPLPDRGLRRRLHLIKAPSLVIHGTSDGLLPVAHADEFVRLIPNAEYLPVDRAGHLPIIEREKEVCAAIVNFCSAPERADHEV, encoded by the coding sequence TTGATCGAGTCGCACAAGCTCGGCCGATACACGGTTCGTGTGTGGACGCACGGTGAAGGGCGCCCCCTGCTATACCTGCACGGCTACGAGCATCACCCTGGTGACGCGCCGTTCCTCCGTCGGCTGGCCCGGTCGCGGCGAGTAATCGCCCCAGAGCATCCTGGGTACGGCGCGTCGGAAGGCTTCGATGCGCTGCAGGACATCACCGATCTCGTTCTGTTCTATCGGGAACTTCTGGGCACGTTCGGCGTCGGGCGGGTCGACATCGTCGGCCACTGCTTCGGGGGGATGATCGCGGCGGAACTGGCTGCTTTCTGTCCCGAACTCGTGGAACGCCTGGTGCTGGTCAACGCATACGGCTTGTGGCTCGACGGTGTCGACACAGCCGATCCGTTTTCACTGAGTCCGGAGCGGTTGCGTCGGGCGAAGTGGCACGACCCGCAGAACAGCCCGGTTCCGGAGCCTTCGCTCGCTGTCGCGGATCCCTCCGACCGGATCGCCGCAACAATCGAGCGGAGCCAGAATCTGGCGGTCGCGGCGAAGTTCATGTGGCCGCTGCCGGACCGCGGCCTTCGGCGCCGCCTGCACCTGATCAAGGCGCCGTCGCTGGTCATCCACGGCACGTCCGACGGGCTGCTGCCGGTGGCGCATGCCGATGAGTTCGTCCGTCTTATTCCGAACGCGGAATATCTCCCGGTCGATCGCGCCGGGCATTTGCCGATCATCGAGCGTGAGAAAGAAGTCTGTGCGGCGATAGTGAACTTCTGCTCGGCTCCGGAGAGAGCAGACCATGAAGTCTGA
- a CDS encoding SDR family NAD(P)-dependent oxidoreductase, giving the protein MRLEGKTAVITGSAHGIGRATAERFAREGAAVVVADINQELGQRVADRIRKDGGRAAFVETDISDHAQVDAMVEFACSQFGRIDILHNNAYTLGAGRVGELSTDDWQRTIDVCLTGYWYSTKVALGVMVPNGGGVIINTASVAALAADYTLAAYSAAKAGVINLTRVTAIDYARKGIRCNAICPGPIWTHSEKAFQEVPDEMSKALLHAVPMGRLGRPEEVANLALFLASDESSFVTGSHCLIDGGLFAQTGMPSLSGAGAEW; this is encoded by the coding sequence TTGCGACTCGAGGGTAAGACGGCGGTTATCACTGGCTCCGCCCATGGGATCGGGAGAGCGACCGCCGAGCGGTTCGCCCGGGAGGGCGCCGCCGTCGTTGTAGCCGATATCAATCAAGAGCTCGGTCAGCGTGTGGCGGACCGCATTCGAAAAGATGGCGGTAGGGCGGCATTCGTCGAGACGGATATTTCCGATCACGCGCAAGTAGACGCGATGGTCGAGTTCGCGTGTAGCCAGTTCGGGCGGATCGATATCTTGCACAACAACGCATACACCTTGGGTGCGGGCCGGGTGGGGGAATTGTCGACAGACGACTGGCAACGGACCATCGATGTCTGTCTGACCGGGTACTGGTATTCGACGAAGGTTGCGTTGGGCGTGATGGTGCCGAACGGGGGCGGGGTCATCATCAATACCGCATCGGTGGCCGCTCTTGCCGCTGACTACACGCTCGCCGCCTACAGCGCCGCGAAGGCAGGAGTGATCAACCTGACCAGGGTCACGGCGATCGACTACGCGCGCAAGGGGATTCGGTGCAACGCGATCTGCCCGGGCCCGATTTGGACGCATTCCGAGAAGGCATTTCAGGAAGTTCCGGATGAGATGTCCAAGGCGCTGTTGCACGCGGTTCCCATGGGGCGGCTCGGCCGACCCGAAGAAGTCGCGAATCTCGCGCTTTTCCTTGCTTCGGATGAATCGTCGTTCGTGACCGGTTCGCACTGTCTCATCGATGGGGGACTCTTTGCGCAGACCGGGATGCCGTCACTGTCCGGGGCTGGAGCGGAGTGGTGA
- a CDS encoding enoyl-CoA hydratase/isomerase family protein, translated as MGFVDVADNGALRTITLNRPARRNALGPELLDELEQIVNDTASWPGQVAVIQGAGQSFSAGADLKAPIAPEDTWQSRRIGVSRWNRLVDSLETLPQITVARLHGHVIGGGAVLALACDLRVAHHDVQISFPELFLGLPLTMGGVSRLIREVGVSRAREAILTRKKIGAAEGLAWGLVHRVADSEKDLSQLTDELLRAPAAVQSMTKQAIHNSSRSVVSTEGTWSDADILSLIAGHPETTLGRREPTTAPNRAQTSDMVEEDRCR; from the coding sequence ATGGGCTTCGTCGATGTCGCCGACAATGGGGCGCTGCGAACGATCACGTTGAACAGGCCCGCGCGCCGAAACGCCTTGGGGCCGGAGTTGTTGGACGAGCTCGAGCAGATCGTAAACGACACCGCTTCCTGGCCGGGGCAAGTAGCGGTAATCCAAGGGGCGGGTCAGTCGTTCAGTGCGGGTGCGGACCTCAAAGCCCCGATTGCACCAGAGGATACGTGGCAATCACGGCGTATCGGCGTATCGCGATGGAACCGCCTGGTCGATTCCCTCGAGACCCTTCCGCAGATAACTGTTGCCAGGCTGCACGGTCACGTCATCGGCGGGGGTGCCGTCCTGGCACTCGCCTGCGACCTGCGCGTTGCGCATCATGATGTGCAGATCAGCTTTCCCGAGCTGTTTCTCGGGCTGCCGTTGACGATGGGCGGTGTCTCGCGACTGATCAGAGAAGTAGGGGTCAGTCGTGCGCGCGAGGCGATACTCACCAGGAAGAAGATCGGCGCCGCGGAAGGCCTCGCCTGGGGGCTCGTCCACCGCGTTGCCGACAGTGAAAAGGACCTTTCACAACTGACCGACGAGTTGCTCCGCGCACCCGCCGCCGTGCAGTCGATGACCAAGCAGGCGATCCACAACTCGAGCCGGTCCGTGGTGTCGACCGAGGGAACGTGGTCGGATGCCGACATTCTCAGCCTGATCGCGGGACATCCGGAGACAACGCTCGGTCGGCGCGAACCCACGACGGCTCCGAATCGAGCACAGACAAGTGACATGGTCGAGGAGGACCGGTGCCGATAG
- a CDS encoding nuclear transport factor 2 family protein yields the protein MSAEPAIVCRHFFDALEARDGERIRSLIAPDAVLSRNGGPEVPLAILSNRKILASMERSMGRHRYEDVRQIVQGHRVAEQHRIRSTAPDGTEIDADVCVVVTVDDGGLIARVDEYSDLHLPSSSESAHDLR from the coding sequence TTGTCTGCTGAACCCGCCATCGTGTGCCGCCATTTCTTCGACGCTTTGGAAGCGCGCGACGGTGAGCGGATCAGGTCGCTTATCGCTCCGGACGCGGTGCTGTCCCGCAACGGGGGTCCCGAAGTTCCGCTGGCTATCCTGTCGAACAGGAAGATCCTGGCGTCCATGGAACGCTCGATGGGGCGGCACAGGTATGAGGACGTTCGTCAGATCGTGCAGGGCCATCGAGTGGCCGAGCAGCACCGCATTCGCTCCACCGCGCCCGACGGAACCGAGATAGACGCGGATGTCTGTGTCGTGGTCACCGTCGATGACGGCGGCCTGATCGCCCGCGTCGATGAGTATTCCGACCTCCATCTTCCCAGCTCTTCGGAATCTGCACACGATCTTCGATAA
- a CDS encoding SDR family NAD(P)-dependent oxidoreductase, producing MLRLEGKTALITGGGGGIGAVTAKTYAREGAAVVVVDIDEQAGKSVAAEIKQAGGEAEYFHADLAQPADIEAMIDYARTTYGKLDILHNNAIALAWGRVGELDLEGWRHTIDVGLTAYWYATKVSLPTMMAQGSGVIVNTGSVSALAADYGIAAYNVVKAGVINLTRVTAIEYARRGIRCNAVCPGPIGTPAMLAAENERPAQFGPVKDAIPMGRFGDPQEIANVALFLASDESSFITGAYFVADGGLNAHTHLPGFGNADW from the coding sequence ATGTTGCGGCTTGAAGGAAAGACAGCACTGATCACGGGTGGCGGCGGCGGTATCGGCGCGGTTACCGCGAAGACGTATGCCCGGGAAGGGGCTGCCGTCGTCGTGGTGGATATCGACGAGCAGGCCGGGAAGTCCGTCGCCGCCGAGATCAAGCAAGCAGGCGGCGAAGCCGAGTACTTCCATGCGGACCTGGCACAACCCGCTGATATCGAAGCGATGATCGATTACGCGCGGACCACCTACGGGAAATTGGACATCCTGCACAACAATGCGATTGCGCTTGCGTGGGGGCGGGTCGGAGAGTTGGACCTCGAGGGCTGGCGGCACACGATCGACGTAGGTCTGACCGCGTACTGGTATGCGACCAAGGTGTCACTGCCGACGATGATGGCCCAGGGTTCCGGCGTCATCGTGAACACGGGCTCCGTCTCGGCGCTCGCGGCCGACTACGGGATCGCCGCCTACAACGTCGTCAAAGCCGGTGTGATCAACTTGACTCGCGTGACGGCTATCGAGTACGCCCGGCGAGGCATCCGCTGCAACGCCGTGTGTCCAGGTCCGATCGGGACGCCTGCCATGCTTGCGGCCGAGAACGAGCGTCCGGCCCAGTTCGGACCGGTGAAGGATGCGATTCCGATGGGCCGCTTCGGCGATCCGCAGGAGATCGCGAACGTTGCGCTCTTCCTCGCATCCGACGAGTCGTCGTTCATCACGGGGGCTTATTTCGTAGCCGACGGCGGTCTGAATGCCCACACGCACCTGCCCGGCTTCGGAAATGCCGACTGGTAG